A region of the Phaeodactylum tricornutum CCAP 1055/1 chromosome 1, whole genome shotgun sequence genome:
GATTGGCGCGACGGAGACGAGACAACGTCAAGGTTGCCGTCAAAACGATTGCCAAACACGAAGCCTTGCGCTCGCGGCGTCTTCGTCCCGTCGGAACTACCGATGACCAGAACCATGCACGCCGAAGATACCTGGAAGAATGGGAAATTCTACGACGCATGCAGAATCATCCCTACGTCGTTAATCTTTTGGATGTCTACGAGACGCACGAAGAAATACAGATTGTGACGGAGTACTGTCCCGGTGGCGAGCTGTTTGACGCCATTCAGAAGAGACGCAGTCGGGCACACGCTCTACGCCGCACGCAATACACGGAAGCGCAAGCCGCCACCATTACCAGTCAAATCTTGCGAGCCCTGGCGGATCTGCACGACCACGGCATTGTACACCGGGACGTCAAACCGGAGAATATTCTGCTCACGAAGGACGAgcaagacgatgatgatcAAGCAGTTCACGTCAAGTTGTGTGACTTTGGCATGGCCCGATCCTTGCTACGGGAACCGGACACGTACGGGGACGATTCCCCCCTTACACCGGCACGATCGCGCGCCTATTCCATGATTGGGTCGAACTATTACGTGGCGCCCGAAGTTAACTACGGAAATTGCTACGACACCGCCGTCGACGTATACTCACTCGGCGTGACACTCTACATTCTTTTGTGTGGCTTTCCCCCCGTCTTTTCCGGCTCGGAATCGGATGCCGCTGTCCTCTTTCCCAGTATGTACTGGAAGGATGTTTCCGACAGCGCCAAAGATCTGGTCCGACAAATGCTGAATTCGGAGCCGGGAACTCGTGTCACTGCCAAACAAGCCGAACGCCACCCCTGGATTGTGCACAACAAGCAAGCCTCGCGATCATCGCCCCAGCGCCGGCCATTACTACCATCGAAAGGTAGCAATACCGGCAACACCAGTACGCACTCATTCCAACAACCTGGAACCGTAGCTCAGGTCAACCTCGATCTCGTCCGCAGTCGCTTGTATTTGAGCATGGGTCAAATGTTAGAAAGTCCCCCACGGAAACGCTTGGAAGTGATGGTGGACGCCACATCGCCACCGGCGTCCGGCCACAAACGTTCAAGGATGACTCGACGGACTTCTACCTGTCTCATGGCCCTTGCCGATTTGTATCGCGGGGTGGCCTCGCCGTCCAAACCTGCTGTTACCAGTCCCGACAAGCGAAGTCCGGCGGAAAGTATTCCCCCGAAGGATATTCCCGACCCTTACAAGGTTGCCACTGCCCTTTCCTTTTAGATTCGAGATTTGTTTGGCCACCCTGGGGGCATGATTGCTCGTCTCGCGTTGTCGACTACGTAATACTTGTAATATTTACAATAGATTTCCTTATTTTGTGCAGAGAGAGAGCCATCCAGTTTGACATTATACAGAGTATTCTGTGGCTCCTTTGTAACGAGGGATCATCCAAAGGGAAAAcacaattgacagtgactgtgaatacttGTACCTAATAGCACTTGTGCGGCTCGAGTTTCGAAGGTGGGTCCTTACCATAGGGCACAAGTAGACTAGACACAGAGCTTCGTAGTCTTTACATTGGTACAACAAATGACGCAAAAGTGTACAGACTAATGTACGGCAATCCCGAAAGCCTCGCACATTGAAAGTAATCATGTAAAGTACGGTACTTTTATAGCTGAAAACTTTTCAGCGCGCTCACGGAAAAGCGTTCCTAATAGTAAACAGAAACATATGTAAAGCTTGGAATTCGTATGTCAACTTAAAACACGATTGCAAGCGATTAGCCGTAAAAAAACGCAGTTTGCACTATATGTAGCTCGAACGGCTAGGTGTGGATAAACTTCTATTTAACAAAACAGATACAAAAAGGATCCATAAAATCGTTTTGAATTTGTAAATACCTGAAACTGTaaatgaaaatgaaaatcAGCGAACAACTTTTTTTCCTTACAGCCTATTACTATCTCGATTTAACAAAACGCGTTTGCATTCCAGAATGTCATCTATGGTCGCAAGGTTACATACACACGAAGAGGTAAAATATAGCCAGGAATAGTCTCGCCAACAGATGTACAAAAGTGTTGGACATTGTGATATCAACAAGTGGTTGTTACTGTCCTAAGCAGGTCGATTGAGATTGACAGTTACCCCATTAAGCTCGTAATTGCAAATGAACAGAGTGAAGATCGCTACTGCTAAAGATAAGTGATAACAAACCATGATCTGTCGTTTCTTTCTATTCGTACTCTACTTTGCCAGTGTTGCCTCATCTGGCATGGGTACGGTAAACAATGGATTTACCTGGGACGGACTATACGACCCTGGAAATCGAAGCTTTCCTGTCGAAAGCCGGGAGTTAACGGGCAAAGGACTCCATCGACATGGTATGAACAGGGTACAGAAAACGCCGGGTAGAAATAGAAAAtctggaaaaagaaaaagagaaagcagCGATGAAATGGGCTCGACATGTGTGTCGAACCCAACCATTGTTGAGACCTTTTTCCTCATTGAGTTTGCTAGCAATAGCGGAGACAGCCTCTCAAGCATTGAACGGATGGCTCTTGAAAATGCTGTTCTCGAATCATATAACGGCCTTCTCGAGTCGGTCTGCGATGCTCCCTACTTTAGAGaagctgttgctgtggtGCTGCTCAACGAGAGTGGTGGCGGTCCCAATATCACCATCCCGACACGCACATTACTAGAAGACTCTCGCTCGAGTCATTCCAAGAGACGTGACCTACAGACGCTTTTTAAAAGACGTTTTACTTTTGGTGTCACGATTCAATGTAAAGGAAGTTGTCCTCCTGAGGCTACCGCTTTTACTGGAAATGCTGGGACGAGACGATGGTTGGAGTTGCATTCCAGTAGCAATTCCAGTAAAGTTGAATGCACCAAAAAATCAGAACCAAAGCCAAAATCCAGCAAGACGATAGCGCCTAATCCAAAAGCGAGCAAGACGTCAGCACCCAATCCGAAGTCAAGCAAGACGCAAGTCCCCACTCCGGCTCCCAGCAACAGCCCTGAGAACACCCAGTGCCAGTGTCCTATTGATATGATTATTCTTCCTACAGAGTCAAGTTTCACTGACGTCCTGATTGAAAAGATCATACAACGTCAGGAAGTCAGAGACTTACCAGCCGATCTCGGGGTACCGGACGCTACGGTTGAACTGGAGGAAAGGGACTGTCAGGAAGAATCGATCTTCGAAAGTTTTGTGACGGTCACTGTAGATGGTGATCCAGGCAAGTTGACCGCCGAAGAAATCGGTCTCTTGGAAGAGATCTTCAAGCAGTCTTACAACAATCTCAACGG
Encoded here:
- a CDS encoding predicted protein → LGHGAFSTVRLARRRRDNVKVAVKTIAKHEALRSRRLRPVGTTDDQNHARRRYLEEWEILRRMQNHPYVVNLLDVYETHEEIQIVTEYCPGGELFDAIQKRRSRAHALRRTQYTEAQAATITSQILRALADLHDHGIVHRDVKPENILLTKDEQDDDDQAVHVKLCDFGMARSLLREPDTYGDDSPLTPARSRAYSMIGSNYYVAPEVNYGNCYDTAVDVYSLGVTLYILLCGFPPVFSGSESDAAVLFPSMYWKDVSDSAKDLVRQMLNSEPGTRVTAKQAERHPWIVHN
- a CDS encoding predicted protein, with translation MICRFFLFVLYFASVASSGMGTVNNGFTWDGLYDPGNRSFPVESRELTGKGLHRHGMNRVQKTPGRNRKSGKRKRESSDEMGSTCVSNPTIVETFFLIEFASNSGDSLSSIERMALENAVLESYNGLLESVCDAPYFREAVAVVLLNESGGGPNITIPTRTLLEDSRSSHSKRRDLQTLFKRRFTFGVTIQCKGSCPPEATAFTGNAGTRRWLELHSSSNSSKVECTKKSEPKPKSSKTIAPNPKASKTSAPNPKSSKTQVPTPAPSNSPENTQCQCPIDMIILPTESSFTDVLIEKIIQRQEVRDLPADLGVPDATVELEERDCQEESIFESFVTVTVDGDPGKLTAEEIGLLEEIFKQSYNNLNGKSCDPSFRRILSASFVFPLGPEDLPDETRRLFVGYPRDLSLRKIGFRITASCRDCRGERSLFSGNTGSRHLEQTASAKLDGNRGLQLDVLLEGCFCSVFGDRNNRAPTVTEFEDAYTNTFQNVKMENDLFMEIDSIFDIVEGNDGVVSQPPSPVPFSQPSSLPIAISSNAPSGIPISLPSATPISPSLLPSGAPTSVPSLRPTVFNDNLPPDFFPGL